The sequence GGGGGCCTTTCAGCGCCCGGGCAGCAGGCGCAGCAGCTGACCATCGCGGTCGTCGGTCAGCAGGTAGATGAAGCCGTCGGGGCCTTGGCGCACGTCGCGCACGCGCTGGTTGAGGTTGGGCAGCAGTTTTTCTTCGCGCACCACACGGTCGCCTTCGACGACCAGACGCGAAAGGTAACGGAACTTGAGCGATCCGGCCAGCAGGCTGCCCTTCCATGCCGCGCCATAACGGTCGCTGGTGACGAAGGCCAGGCCCGACGGTGCGATCGACGGGGTCCATTGGTGCAGCGGCTGTTCCAGCCCAGGCTTGCTGGTGATGCCCTCGCCGATGGCGCCGCCGCCGTAGTTCTCGCCATACGTGATCACGGGCCAGCCGTGGTTCTTGCCGGCCTGGGGTCGGTTGATTTCGTCACCGCCCTGCGGGCCGTGCTCCGAGGTCCAGAGGCGACCGTCGGGCGCGAGCGCCGCACCTTGCACGTTGCGGTGGCCGAAGCTCCAGATCTCGGGCAATGCGCCGGTGCGGCCCACAAAGGGGTTGTCCGGGTGGGCACCGCCGGTGGCTTTCACGCGCACCACCTTGCCGTG is a genomic window of Hydrogenophaga sp. RAC07 containing:
- a CDS encoding PQQ-dependent sugar dehydrogenase; translation: MPLMKRPISLSIALALGGLTSTLTHAQTTEVVASGLQNPWGVAFIGDGRMLVTERPGRMRVVGADGRLGAPLAGLPTIEAGGQGGLLDVITDRDFATNRTLYFCFSEPAPRGGGNSTAMASARLSADATRLDDVKVIFSQSPKVSSRSHFGCRIVQATDGSLFLTLGDRYSRMNDAQTLDNHHGKVVRVKATGGAHPDNPFVGRTGALPEIWSFGHRNVQGAALAPDGRLWTSEHGPQGGDEINRPQAGKNHGWPVITYGENYGGGAIGEGITSKPGLEQPLHQWTPSIAPSGLAFVTSDRYGAAWKGSLLAGSLKFRYLSRLVVEGDRVVREEKLLPNLNQRVRDVRQGPDGFIYLLTDDRDGQLLRLLPGR